GAGCGACCTTAAGGTGCCCCCCGGTGTGCTCCTGTATCAGTTCCTTCAGATATTTGCGGTCGTGCAGCGCCAGGTCGTAGCGCACCCCGGAGGCCACGAAGACCTTCCGCATTCCCGGCACTTTCAGGGCTTCGTGCCAGAGCTTGACGCTGGGATGCTGTCCCGGCTTCAGGTTTTCGCAGATCTGCGGCGCCAGGCAGCTGGGCTTCCGGCAGAATTTCTCCCGGCCATCCGCTTTGCACCCGGTGCCGTACATGTTGGCGGTCGGCCCGCCGATGTCGCTGATGACGCCTTTGAAATTTTGGTCTCCGGCCAGAAGTTTTATTTCGTTTACGATCGATTCCGGACTGCGCGACTGGATGACCGGGCCCTGATGAAAATACAGGGTGCAGAAGCTGCAGCCTCCGTAACAGCCCCGGTGTGAGGTGATGGAATATTTGACCGTTTCCAGGGCCGGGACCGGTTCTTTATATGAAGGATGAGCTTGGCGCTGATATGGCAGGGAATAGACCGCGTCCAGCTCTTCGGTATCCAAAGGCATGGCCGGGGGATTTACCAGCAGGTACCTGTCCCCGTGCTTTTGCAGCAGCCTTTTCCCGAAATGCGGATTGGCCTCGCTGGACGCAATGACAAAAGCCTGGTTGAATACTTCCTTTGATGCCGATACTTCCTCAAACGACGGCAACTCGGCATATTCGGAAGATCCGAACTTCGGAAGGTCCGAATTTCGGCAGATGATGGCAGTTCCGGGTACGTTCATCAATTCGATATTCTGTATTCTTGCCCTGAGCTGCCAGGCTGAGCGTGCTGAAGCCCCGGTCGAAGGGCCATCTTCAGTATTCAGCAGTTGAGCTATCCTGCCCACCGCCCTCTCCCCCATCCCGAAGACCAGCAGGTCGGCTTTGGCATCGAACAGGATCGAGCGCCGCACCGCGTCGTCCCAGTAATCATAGTGGGCCAGCCGCCGCAGGGAGGCCTCTATCCCGCCCAGTACGATGGGAACATCCTTGCAGGACTGGCGGATCAGGTTGGAATAAACTATCACCGCCCGGTTGGGGCGCAGACCGTGGCGGCCGCCGGGGGAATAGGGGTCGTCGTGCCGCAGTTTTTTGTTGGCGGTGTAATGGTGCAGCATGCTGTCTATGTTCCCGGAGGTGACCCCGAAGAACAGCCGGGGCCTCCCCAACCGCATGACATCGGCGGGACTGCGCCAGTCCGGCTGGGCGATGATGCCCACCTTGAAACCCTGACCCTCCAGCACCCGCCCGATCACCGCCGCCCCGAACGAAGGGTGGTCCACATAAGCGTCGCCGGTGACCAGGATCACATCGCATTGATCCCAGCCCTGGGCTTGCATTTCTTTTTTGGTGGTAGGTAAATGGCTCATATCAGTAAATAAATAACGGGGCCGCTTTGTCAGAACGCCCCCGGGATGTTTCTTTAATAGAGGGAATCAGGCCAGCCCCGGTTTTCCCTGGGAATGCTCCCCGATCAACTCCATCACCCTCCCGGCCGACCAGGCCACCATCGGATTGCACCGCTCCTGGTGGATGACGTCCATGTACCTTTTGCGGTCCGGCTCGTTCTTCATGTCCAGTCCGGTCAGTTCCCGGCAGGTGGAATGGCCGAACCTTTCCACGAATTCATTGTAGAACTGGTCTGCCGCCGGATAACAGGGGTCCCGGCTTTCTTGGGCAACATCCCGGCCCAGGGCCAGACCCAGGGCCATCAGCCCCCCGGACAATGCCCCGCAGAGACCGCCGTTGCGGGCGATTCCGCCGCCGAATCCGGTGGCCATCCGGGGTATGCATATCCCGTACTCCTTGGGATCATATCCCATCTGACCGCAGACTGACAATAGCACCGACTCGGCGCAGTTGTAGCCGTTGTTGAAATAGTGTTTGGCCTGATCTTCTATGTTCATCTTTTCACCATTTCGGTTCTTCGGTTATCTGGTAGGTGCTTTGGCAGTAGGGACAGTTGATGAACACCGCCCCTTCCTTCACAGTCACAGTGTCCTTGGAGAGCGGCGCCCCGCATTGTTTGCACTTCATCTGTTCGGGCAAAGACTTCCCGGCCAGGTCTATCTTCTGGACGATCTCGATCTTCTGGGCCGGTTTGGGCTGGCTTTTTTTGAGCACCACCGCAATGGCGATCCCGGTCCCGATCAGCGCCAGCCCGGTGATGATCCGGCTGCCCGGATTGGCGGTATATTCGTCCCGGGCCGACATCATGAACAGCACCCCGAAGAATATCAGGATGGATGCGACTATATACCCGGCTATTTTCATTTGTAAGCCTTTCTGCCCTGTCATTTTCAACCTTTATGACCTTTTGGTCATTTCAGTCATTTAGTGGATCAGGTCTTT
The genomic region above belongs to bacterium and contains:
- a CDS encoding YgiQ family radical SAM protein; the protein is MSHLPTTKKEMQAQGWDQCDVILVTGDAYVDHPSFGAAVIGRVLEGQGFKVGIIAQPDWRSPADVMRLGRPRLFFGVTSGNIDSMLHHYTANKKLRHDDPYSPGGRHGLRPNRAVIVYSNLIRQSCKDVPIVLGGIEASLRRLAHYDYWDDAVRRSILFDAKADLLVFGMGERAVGRIAQLLNTEDGPSTGASARSAWQLRARIQNIELMNVPGTAIICRNSDLPKFGSSEYAELPSFEEVSASKEVFNQAFVIASSEANPHFGKRLLQKHGDRYLLVNPPAMPLDTEELDAVYSLPYQRQAHPSYKEPVPALETVKYSITSHRGCYGGCSFCTLYFHQGPVIQSRSPESIVNEIKLLAGDQNFKGVISDIGGPTANMYGTGCKADGREKFCRKPSCLAPQICENLKPGQHPSVKLWHEALKVPGMRKVFVASGVRYDLALHDRKYLKELIQEHTGGHLKVAPEHCSSFVLKQMNKPGINTFVEFLEIFRRLSRREQYLVPYLISSHPGSRLEDMLELKRFLKKNGLAVEQVQDFIPLPMTASAAMYHTGKNPYTGEELFVEKTAAGKLKQRYALDANQDEGWEGAGDYERKRQPGKHIKRQS
- a CDS encoding C-GCAxxG-C-C family protein; the encoded protein is MNIEDQAKHYFNNGYNCAESVLLSVCGQMGYDPKEYGICIPRMATGFGGGIARNGGLCGALSGGLMALGLALGRDVAQESRDPCYPAADQFYNEFVERFGHSTCRELTGLDMKNEPDRKRYMDVIHQERCNPMVAWSAGRVMELIGEHSQGKPGLA